One part of the Nematostella vectensis chromosome 8, jaNemVect1.1, whole genome shotgun sequence genome encodes these proteins:
- the LOC5516274 gene encoding whirlin isoform X2 produces MSTPRRAGRNISESVRHLHNTLTKILSDQERAYFIQSLNRYQRNRDVDSLVASLKTVLNSPKKRQVFPILREIIPSRDRHYFDKTWQGNRAQLRPVAKVSSTRSRSRSPSRSPRRLRRNIFSASLPDLNKYDSGIDMPNGTTSRTSRKYPIRKLQIKRPQNCGFGFCMRGGSEHGVGLYVSSIDTGSVSEAIGLLPGDHILAVNDVNFDGLTHDQAVKIIRSSKKLSVVVRSVGRIPNTFVAEATYRWIDPRGNQIPAPPNVDSSGRSLSADGIHKSDLRLLGDDDERKVNVFVEDGGKLGLKIRGGAEYGLGIYIAGVDEHSAASWAGLKCGDQIMDVNGTSFLNISHASAIKALKANKNMMVTIKDVGRLPLAKTTTDKTRWSKGQTPNGKVANGAGPLTTAAEIHHSPPSNSPDHNSRPRTNSGHWGMQSVERPEKSKFQHGIAGTQLIYHGTGPSTKNLTTEQAKQVLNENELGTMTYYIREYTKGWISVDAFVLALFDLLSSPSKLSLLSEIRGVIAAKDIDRFDDLVLKKEIQAMKARRTLYSPEDANSLRSYNSSLSSFSGHGSFSSRSSAKESYGDADSRPITPPRVPDVLPSHIKTTDDLHYPPVPWPHIQENNEESSQTCKAREHKDSDASFLPPPPESNVMNLHSENIRMTNGEITENEVIGESLRSPQVNGGPVGAMDKISPRKSNARQRNIAQKRDSRASLHGYTNMGTSGDDGHGYIRSAGSPTRDKMSRGTERDLDRTLTSPNDTLTLTPDRNRSSERMRSDKQNKLNSSPREDEVRGMMLAMETNAADRSGRERSTGWGEESAPSMANPMYELHSPNVTSVTQQIGHTTKRIPPDTNSSINPALEESLTEACKDVITKRTGASVTSSRRGSWANRKSWDGVRSPEEEEENRKISSLEQRKGMKSNSDSNLMNLPKEQQKSIQMKLKASQELYDLHQHSKNKGSLPILDAVNNNHLQCSRDALGYEIEMEKSGVGLGLSIEGGCDTDLAAVRVKHIKAGDYAARKCGKLRQGQEILAINGQSVEGMTNGIATLTLRLAYSDPDTSTVRLLVCDR; encoded by the exons ATGTCTACGCCAAGGAGAGCTGGAAGAAATATTTCAGAAAGTGTGCGCCATCTTCATAATACACTAACCAAAATATTAAGCGACCAAGAACGCGCTTACTTCATACAATCTCTGAACAGGTATCAACGAAATAGAGACGTTGATAGCCTTGTGGCATCGTTAAAAACCGTGCTGAACTCTCCGAAAAAGCGCCAAGTTTTTCCTATACTACGGGAAATTATTCCCTCAAGAGATAGGCATTATTTCGATAAGACCTGGCAGGGAAATCGAGCTCAGCTCCGACCGGTCGCCAAGGTTTCAAGTACTCGGTCGCGCTCACGATCACCGTCTCGGTCACCGCGACGTTTACGGAGAAATATCTTCTCTGCCAGCTTACCCGATCTAAATAAATACGATTCAGGGATTGATATGCCGAATGGTACTACTTCACGGACCAGCCGCAAGTACCCCATACGTAAACTTCAAATCAAGCGCCCTCAGAACTGCGGATTTGGTTTCTGTATGCGGGGAGGCTCAGAGCACGGTGTTGGTTTATACGTTTCGTCTATAGACACAGGTTCTGTCTCTGAGGCGATAGGTCTACTACCCGGAGACCATATACTTGCCGTGAATGATGTCAACTTCGACGGGCTTACACACGACCAGGCTGTCAAG ATAATCCGAAGCAGTAAAAAGCTGTCCGTTGTTGTCCGGTCCGTGGGCCGCATCCCGAACACGTTCGTGGCAGAGGCAACTTATCGATGGATTGATCCCAGGGGCAACCAGATCCCCGCCCCGCCTAACGTGGATTCCAGTGGACGCTCACTTTCTGCTGACGGCATCCATAAGAGTGACTTACGGTTGCTAGGAGACGATGATGAAAGGAAG GTGAACGTTTTCGTAGAAGACGGCGGTAAACTCGGGTTGAAAATCCGGGGAGGCGCCGAATACGGGCTCGGGATTTACATCGCTGGTGTCGACGAGCACTCGGCTGCTTCTTGGGCGGGATTGAAG TGCGGTGATCAGATCATGGACGTGAACGGGACAAGCTTCCTGAACATCAGTCACGCAAGCGCTATCAAGGCGCTCAAAGCCAACAAGAATATGATGGTCACCATCAAGGATGTAGGAAGACTGCCCCTCGCTAAAACCACCACGGACAAGACACGGTGGAGCAAAGGACAGACGCCTAATGGCAAGGTGGCCAA TGGTGCTGGACCTCTTACTACAGCTGCTGAGATCCATCATTCGCCTCCTTCTAACTCGCCTGACCATAATAG TCGCCCTAGAACCAACAGCGGACACTGGGGTATGCAAAGCGTCGAGCGGCCAGAG AAATCCAAATTCCAGCACGGAATTGCCGGTACACAACTCATATACCACGGAACCGGTCCATCCACCAAAAACCTGACTACAGAACAAGCAAAACAGGTTTTAAACGAGAACGAATTGGGTACGATGACGTATTACATCCGGGAATACACCAAAGGCTGGATCAGCGTGGACGCGTTTGTACTGGCGCTCTTTGACCTTCTCAGTTCACCGTCCAAG TTATCCTTGCTGTCTGAGATTCGAGGAGTCATCGCGGCCAAAGACATCGATCGATTCGACGACCTTGTGCTCAAGAAGGAGATACAAGCCATGAAG GCTCGTCGAACGCTTTACTCCCCCGAGGACGCGAACTCGCTGCGGTCCTACAACAGTAGCCTATCAAGCTTCTCCGGGCACGGGTCCTTTTCCAGTAGGAGCTCGGCTAAG GAATCGTACGGTGATGCGGACTCTCGACCGATCACGCCACCCCGAGTTCCCGACGTCCTGCCCAGCCATATCAAG ACAACTGACGACCTACATTATCCACCTGTACCGTGGCCCCACATACAG GAAAACAACGAAGAATCGTCGCAAACGTGTAAAGCTAGAGAACACAAGGACTCTGAC GCTTCCTTTCTCCCTCCCCCACCGGAAAGTAACGTCATGAATTTACACAGTGAAAACATTCGAATGACAAACGGAGAAATCACCGAAAATGAGGTCATCGGCGAAAGCCTAAGATCACCACAAGTGAACGGGGGACCAGTAGGTGCGATGGATAAAATATCTCCGAGAAAATCTAACGCGCGACAAAGAAATATTGCACAGAAACGAGACTCTCGGGCTTCCCTTCATGGCTACACAAACATGGGTACTTCCGGTGACGACGGTCACGGTTATATTCGATCAGCGGGTTCTCCTACTAGAGACAAGATGTCACGTGGCACGGAACGAGATCTTGATAGAACCCTCACCTCTCCAAACGATACCTTAACCCTAACGCCAGATAGGAATAGAAGCTCTGAAAGAATGagatcagacaaacaaaataaacttaACTCGAGCCCGCGAGAGGATGAAGTCCGCGGTATGATGCTTGCCATGGAAACCAATGCCGCTGACCGGTCTGGACGTGAGCGCAGTACGGGCTGGGGAGAGGAGAGTGCCCCAAGTATGGCGAATCCAATGTACGAGCTGCATAGTCCAAACGTGACTAGTGTCACGCAACAAATCGGTCACACAACGAAACGAATACCACCAGACACCAACAGTTCCATTAATCCAGCGCTAGAAGAAAGCCTAACCGAGGCGTGTAAGGACGTTATAACAAAGAGGACTGGGGCTAGTGTCACGAGCTCGCGCAGGGGATCTTGGGCGAACAGGAAGAGCTGGGATGGGGTGAGGTCACCGGAAGAGGAGGAAGAGAACCGGAAAATCTCATCTTTGGAGCAGAGGAAAGGAATGAAAAGCAACAGCGATAGCAATCTCATG AATCTCCCTAAGGAACAGCAGAAAAGCATCCAGATGAAACTGAAAGCAAGTCAAGAGCTGTATGACCTACATCAGCACTCGAAGAATAAGGGGAGTCTGCCG ATTTTAGACGCCGTCAACAATAATCATCTTCAGTGTTCCCGTGATGCTCTGGGGTATGagatagaaatggagaaatCAGGCGTGGGACTGGGGCTGAGTATCGAGGGTGGTTGCGACACGGACCTCGCGGCGGTCAGAGTGAAGCATATCAAG GCAGGCGATTACGCTGCAAGAAAGTGCGGCAAACTAAGACAAGGGCAAGAAATCTTAGCGATCAATGGGCAGTCCGTAGAAGGGATGACAAACGGGATAGCAACTCTAACCCTCCGCCTAGCGTACTCCGACCCTGACACAAGCACAGTACGCCTTCTAGTGTGC GACCGGTAG
- the LOC5516274 gene encoding whirlin isoform X3, protein MSTPRRAGRNISESVRHLHNTLTKILSDQERAYFIQSLNRYQRNRDVDSLVASLKTVLNSPKKRQVFPILREIIPSRDRHYFDKTWQGNRAQLRPVAKVSSTRSRSRSPSRSPRRLRRNIFSASLPDLNKYDSGIDMPNGTTSRTSRKYPIRKLQIKRPQNCGFGFCMRGGSEHGVGLYVSSIDTGSVSEAIGLLPGDHILAVNDVNFDGLTHDQAVKIIRSSKKLSVVVRSVGRIPNTFVAEATYRWIDPRGNQIPAPPNVDSSGRSLSADGIHKSDLRLLGDDDERKVNVFVEDGGKLGLKIRGGAEYGLGIYIAGVDEHSAASWAGLKCGDQIMDVNGTSFLNISHASAIKALKANKNMMVTIKDVGRLPLAKTTTDKTRWSKGQTPNGKVANRPRTNSGHWGMQSVERPEKSKFQHGIAGTQLIYHGTGPSTKNLTTEQAKQVLNENELGTMTYYIREYTKGWISVDAFVLALFDLLSSPSKLSLLSEIRGVIAAKDIDRFDDLVLKKEIQAMKARRTLYSPEDANSLRSYNSSLSSFSGHGSFSSRSSAKESYGDADSRPITPPRVPDVLPSHIKTTDDLHYPPVPWPHIQENNEESSQTCKAREHKDSDASFLPPPPESNVMNLHSENIRMTNGEITENEVIGESLRSPQVNGGPVGAMDKISPRKSNARQRNIAQKRDSRASLHGYTNMGTSGDDGHGYIRSAGSPTRDKMSRGTERDLDRTLTSPNDTLTLTPDRNRSSERMRSDKQNKLNSSPREDEVRGMMLAMETNAADRSGRERSTGWGEESAPSMANPMYELHSPNVTSVTQQIGHTTKRIPPDTNSSINPALEESLTEACKDVITKRTGASVTSSRRGSWANRKSWDGVRSPEEEEENRKISSLEQRKGMKSNSDSNLMNLPKEQQKSIQMKLKASQELYDLHQHSKNKGSLPILDAVNNNHLQCSRDALGYEIEMEKSGVGLGLSIEGGCDTDLAAVRVKHIKAGDYAARKCGKLRQGQEILAINGQSVEGMTNGIATLTLRLAYSDPDTSTVRLLVCDR, encoded by the exons ATGTCTACGCCAAGGAGAGCTGGAAGAAATATTTCAGAAAGTGTGCGCCATCTTCATAATACACTAACCAAAATATTAAGCGACCAAGAACGCGCTTACTTCATACAATCTCTGAACAGGTATCAACGAAATAGAGACGTTGATAGCCTTGTGGCATCGTTAAAAACCGTGCTGAACTCTCCGAAAAAGCGCCAAGTTTTTCCTATACTACGGGAAATTATTCCCTCAAGAGATAGGCATTATTTCGATAAGACCTGGCAGGGAAATCGAGCTCAGCTCCGACCGGTCGCCAAGGTTTCAAGTACTCGGTCGCGCTCACGATCACCGTCTCGGTCACCGCGACGTTTACGGAGAAATATCTTCTCTGCCAGCTTACCCGATCTAAATAAATACGATTCAGGGATTGATATGCCGAATGGTACTACTTCACGGACCAGCCGCAAGTACCCCATACGTAAACTTCAAATCAAGCGCCCTCAGAACTGCGGATTTGGTTTCTGTATGCGGGGAGGCTCAGAGCACGGTGTTGGTTTATACGTTTCGTCTATAGACACAGGTTCTGTCTCTGAGGCGATAGGTCTACTACCCGGAGACCATATACTTGCCGTGAATGATGTCAACTTCGACGGGCTTACACACGACCAGGCTGTCAAG ATAATCCGAAGCAGTAAAAAGCTGTCCGTTGTTGTCCGGTCCGTGGGCCGCATCCCGAACACGTTCGTGGCAGAGGCAACTTATCGATGGATTGATCCCAGGGGCAACCAGATCCCCGCCCCGCCTAACGTGGATTCCAGTGGACGCTCACTTTCTGCTGACGGCATCCATAAGAGTGACTTACGGTTGCTAGGAGACGATGATGAAAGGAAG GTGAACGTTTTCGTAGAAGACGGCGGTAAACTCGGGTTGAAAATCCGGGGAGGCGCCGAATACGGGCTCGGGATTTACATCGCTGGTGTCGACGAGCACTCGGCTGCTTCTTGGGCGGGATTGAAG TGCGGTGATCAGATCATGGACGTGAACGGGACAAGCTTCCTGAACATCAGTCACGCAAGCGCTATCAAGGCGCTCAAAGCCAACAAGAATATGATGGTCACCATCAAGGATGTAGGAAGACTGCCCCTCGCTAAAACCACCACGGACAAGACACGGTGGAGCAAAGGACAGACGCCTAATGGCAAGGTGGCCAA TCGCCCTAGAACCAACAGCGGACACTGGGGTATGCAAAGCGTCGAGCGGCCAGAG AAATCCAAATTCCAGCACGGAATTGCCGGTACACAACTCATATACCACGGAACCGGTCCATCCACCAAAAACCTGACTACAGAACAAGCAAAACAGGTTTTAAACGAGAACGAATTGGGTACGATGACGTATTACATCCGGGAATACACCAAAGGCTGGATCAGCGTGGACGCGTTTGTACTGGCGCTCTTTGACCTTCTCAGTTCACCGTCCAAG TTATCCTTGCTGTCTGAGATTCGAGGAGTCATCGCGGCCAAAGACATCGATCGATTCGACGACCTTGTGCTCAAGAAGGAGATACAAGCCATGAAG GCTCGTCGAACGCTTTACTCCCCCGAGGACGCGAACTCGCTGCGGTCCTACAACAGTAGCCTATCAAGCTTCTCCGGGCACGGGTCCTTTTCCAGTAGGAGCTCGGCTAAG GAATCGTACGGTGATGCGGACTCTCGACCGATCACGCCACCCCGAGTTCCCGACGTCCTGCCCAGCCATATCAAG ACAACTGACGACCTACATTATCCACCTGTACCGTGGCCCCACATACAG GAAAACAACGAAGAATCGTCGCAAACGTGTAAAGCTAGAGAACACAAGGACTCTGAC GCTTCCTTTCTCCCTCCCCCACCGGAAAGTAACGTCATGAATTTACACAGTGAAAACATTCGAATGACAAACGGAGAAATCACCGAAAATGAGGTCATCGGCGAAAGCCTAAGATCACCACAAGTGAACGGGGGACCAGTAGGTGCGATGGATAAAATATCTCCGAGAAAATCTAACGCGCGACAAAGAAATATTGCACAGAAACGAGACTCTCGGGCTTCCCTTCATGGCTACACAAACATGGGTACTTCCGGTGACGACGGTCACGGTTATATTCGATCAGCGGGTTCTCCTACTAGAGACAAGATGTCACGTGGCACGGAACGAGATCTTGATAGAACCCTCACCTCTCCAAACGATACCTTAACCCTAACGCCAGATAGGAATAGAAGCTCTGAAAGAATGagatcagacaaacaaaataaacttaACTCGAGCCCGCGAGAGGATGAAGTCCGCGGTATGATGCTTGCCATGGAAACCAATGCCGCTGACCGGTCTGGACGTGAGCGCAGTACGGGCTGGGGAGAGGAGAGTGCCCCAAGTATGGCGAATCCAATGTACGAGCTGCATAGTCCAAACGTGACTAGTGTCACGCAACAAATCGGTCACACAACGAAACGAATACCACCAGACACCAACAGTTCCATTAATCCAGCGCTAGAAGAAAGCCTAACCGAGGCGTGTAAGGACGTTATAACAAAGAGGACTGGGGCTAGTGTCACGAGCTCGCGCAGGGGATCTTGGGCGAACAGGAAGAGCTGGGATGGGGTGAGGTCACCGGAAGAGGAGGAAGAGAACCGGAAAATCTCATCTTTGGAGCAGAGGAAAGGAATGAAAAGCAACAGCGATAGCAATCTCATG AATCTCCCTAAGGAACAGCAGAAAAGCATCCAGATGAAACTGAAAGCAAGTCAAGAGCTGTATGACCTACATCAGCACTCGAAGAATAAGGGGAGTCTGCCG ATTTTAGACGCCGTCAACAATAATCATCTTCAGTGTTCCCGTGATGCTCTGGGGTATGagatagaaatggagaaatCAGGCGTGGGACTGGGGCTGAGTATCGAGGGTGGTTGCGACACGGACCTCGCGGCGGTCAGAGTGAAGCATATCAAG GCAGGCGATTACGCTGCAAGAAAGTGCGGCAAACTAAGACAAGGGCAAGAAATCTTAGCGATCAATGGGCAGTCCGTAGAAGGGATGACAAACGGGATAGCAACTCTAACCCTCCGCCTAGCGTACTCCGACCCTGACACAAGCACAGTACGCCTTCTAGTGTGCGACCGGTAG
- the LOC5516274 gene encoding whirlin isoform X1 has translation MSTPRRAGRNISESVRHLHNTLTKILSDQERAYFIQSLNRYQRNRDVDSLVASLKTVLNSPKKRQVFPILREIIPSRDRHYFDKTWQGNRAQLRPVAKVSSTRSRSRSPSRSPRRLRRNIFSASLPDLNKYDSGIDMPNGTTSRTSRKYPIRKLQIKRPQNCGFGFCMRGGSEHGVGLYVSSIDTGSVSEAIGLLPGDHILAVNDVNFDGLTHDQAVKIIRSSKKLSVVVRSVGRIPNTFVAEATYRWIDPRGNQIPAPPNVDSSGRSLSADGIHKSDLRLLGDDDERKVNVFVEDGGKLGLKIRGGAEYGLGIYIAGVDEHSAASWAGLKCGDQIMDVNGTSFLNISHASAIKALKANKNMMVTIKDVGRLPLAKTTTDKTRWSKGQTPNGKVANGAGPLTTAAEIHHSPPSNSPDHNSRPRTNSGHWGMQSVERPEKSKFQHGIAGTQLIYHGTGPSTKNLTTEQAKQVLNENELGTMTYYIREYTKGWISVDAFVLALFDLLSSPSKLSLLSEIRGVIAAKDIDRFDDLVLKKEIQAMKARRTLYSPEDANSLRSYNSSLSSFSGHGSFSSRSSAKESYGDADSRPITPPRVPDVLPSHIKTTDDLHYPPVPWPHIQENNEESSQTCKAREHKDSDASFLPPPPESNVMNLHSENIRMTNGEITENEVIGESLRSPQVNGGPVGAMDKISPRKSNARQRNIAQKRDSRASLHGYTNMGTSGDDGHGYIRSAGSPTRDKMSRGTERDLDRTLTSPNDTLTLTPDRNRSSERMRSDKQNKLNSSPREDEVRGMMLAMETNAADRSGRERSTGWGEESAPSMANPMYELHSPNVTSVTQQIGHTTKRIPPDTNSSINPALEESLTEACKDVITKRTGASVTSSRRGSWANRKSWDGVRSPEEEEENRKISSLEQRKGMKSNSDSNLMNLPKEQQKSIQMKLKASQELYDLHQHSKNKGSLPILDAVNNNHLQCSRDALGYEIEMEKSGVGLGLSIEGGCDTDLAAVRVKHIKAGDYAARKCGKLRQGQEILAINGQSVEGMTNGIATLTLRLAYSDPDTSTVRLLVCDR, from the exons ATGTCTACGCCAAGGAGAGCTGGAAGAAATATTTCAGAAAGTGTGCGCCATCTTCATAATACACTAACCAAAATATTAAGCGACCAAGAACGCGCTTACTTCATACAATCTCTGAACAGGTATCAACGAAATAGAGACGTTGATAGCCTTGTGGCATCGTTAAAAACCGTGCTGAACTCTCCGAAAAAGCGCCAAGTTTTTCCTATACTACGGGAAATTATTCCCTCAAGAGATAGGCATTATTTCGATAAGACCTGGCAGGGAAATCGAGCTCAGCTCCGACCGGTCGCCAAGGTTTCAAGTACTCGGTCGCGCTCACGATCACCGTCTCGGTCACCGCGACGTTTACGGAGAAATATCTTCTCTGCCAGCTTACCCGATCTAAATAAATACGATTCAGGGATTGATATGCCGAATGGTACTACTTCACGGACCAGCCGCAAGTACCCCATACGTAAACTTCAAATCAAGCGCCCTCAGAACTGCGGATTTGGTTTCTGTATGCGGGGAGGCTCAGAGCACGGTGTTGGTTTATACGTTTCGTCTATAGACACAGGTTCTGTCTCTGAGGCGATAGGTCTACTACCCGGAGACCATATACTTGCCGTGAATGATGTCAACTTCGACGGGCTTACACACGACCAGGCTGTCAAG ATAATCCGAAGCAGTAAAAAGCTGTCCGTTGTTGTCCGGTCCGTGGGCCGCATCCCGAACACGTTCGTGGCAGAGGCAACTTATCGATGGATTGATCCCAGGGGCAACCAGATCCCCGCCCCGCCTAACGTGGATTCCAGTGGACGCTCACTTTCTGCTGACGGCATCCATAAGAGTGACTTACGGTTGCTAGGAGACGATGATGAAAGGAAG GTGAACGTTTTCGTAGAAGACGGCGGTAAACTCGGGTTGAAAATCCGGGGAGGCGCCGAATACGGGCTCGGGATTTACATCGCTGGTGTCGACGAGCACTCGGCTGCTTCTTGGGCGGGATTGAAG TGCGGTGATCAGATCATGGACGTGAACGGGACAAGCTTCCTGAACATCAGTCACGCAAGCGCTATCAAGGCGCTCAAAGCCAACAAGAATATGATGGTCACCATCAAGGATGTAGGAAGACTGCCCCTCGCTAAAACCACCACGGACAAGACACGGTGGAGCAAAGGACAGACGCCTAATGGCAAGGTGGCCAA TGGTGCTGGACCTCTTACTACAGCTGCTGAGATCCATCATTCGCCTCCTTCTAACTCGCCTGACCATAATAG TCGCCCTAGAACCAACAGCGGACACTGGGGTATGCAAAGCGTCGAGCGGCCAGAG AAATCCAAATTCCAGCACGGAATTGCCGGTACACAACTCATATACCACGGAACCGGTCCATCCACCAAAAACCTGACTACAGAACAAGCAAAACAGGTTTTAAACGAGAACGAATTGGGTACGATGACGTATTACATCCGGGAATACACCAAAGGCTGGATCAGCGTGGACGCGTTTGTACTGGCGCTCTTTGACCTTCTCAGTTCACCGTCCAAG TTATCCTTGCTGTCTGAGATTCGAGGAGTCATCGCGGCCAAAGACATCGATCGATTCGACGACCTTGTGCTCAAGAAGGAGATACAAGCCATGAAG GCTCGTCGAACGCTTTACTCCCCCGAGGACGCGAACTCGCTGCGGTCCTACAACAGTAGCCTATCAAGCTTCTCCGGGCACGGGTCCTTTTCCAGTAGGAGCTCGGCTAAG GAATCGTACGGTGATGCGGACTCTCGACCGATCACGCCACCCCGAGTTCCCGACGTCCTGCCCAGCCATATCAAG ACAACTGACGACCTACATTATCCACCTGTACCGTGGCCCCACATACAG GAAAACAACGAAGAATCGTCGCAAACGTGTAAAGCTAGAGAACACAAGGACTCTGAC GCTTCCTTTCTCCCTCCCCCACCGGAAAGTAACGTCATGAATTTACACAGTGAAAACATTCGAATGACAAACGGAGAAATCACCGAAAATGAGGTCATCGGCGAAAGCCTAAGATCACCACAAGTGAACGGGGGACCAGTAGGTGCGATGGATAAAATATCTCCGAGAAAATCTAACGCGCGACAAAGAAATATTGCACAGAAACGAGACTCTCGGGCTTCCCTTCATGGCTACACAAACATGGGTACTTCCGGTGACGACGGTCACGGTTATATTCGATCAGCGGGTTCTCCTACTAGAGACAAGATGTCACGTGGCACGGAACGAGATCTTGATAGAACCCTCACCTCTCCAAACGATACCTTAACCCTAACGCCAGATAGGAATAGAAGCTCTGAAAGAATGagatcagacaaacaaaataaacttaACTCGAGCCCGCGAGAGGATGAAGTCCGCGGTATGATGCTTGCCATGGAAACCAATGCCGCTGACCGGTCTGGACGTGAGCGCAGTACGGGCTGGGGAGAGGAGAGTGCCCCAAGTATGGCGAATCCAATGTACGAGCTGCATAGTCCAAACGTGACTAGTGTCACGCAACAAATCGGTCACACAACGAAACGAATACCACCAGACACCAACAGTTCCATTAATCCAGCGCTAGAAGAAAGCCTAACCGAGGCGTGTAAGGACGTTATAACAAAGAGGACTGGGGCTAGTGTCACGAGCTCGCGCAGGGGATCTTGGGCGAACAGGAAGAGCTGGGATGGGGTGAGGTCACCGGAAGAGGAGGAAGAGAACCGGAAAATCTCATCTTTGGAGCAGAGGAAAGGAATGAAAAGCAACAGCGATAGCAATCTCATG AATCTCCCTAAGGAACAGCAGAAAAGCATCCAGATGAAACTGAAAGCAAGTCAAGAGCTGTATGACCTACATCAGCACTCGAAGAATAAGGGGAGTCTGCCG ATTTTAGACGCCGTCAACAATAATCATCTTCAGTGTTCCCGTGATGCTCTGGGGTATGagatagaaatggagaaatCAGGCGTGGGACTGGGGCTGAGTATCGAGGGTGGTTGCGACACGGACCTCGCGGCGGTCAGAGTGAAGCATATCAAG GCAGGCGATTACGCTGCAAGAAAGTGCGGCAAACTAAGACAAGGGCAAGAAATCTTAGCGATCAATGGGCAGTCCGTAGAAGGGATGACAAACGGGATAGCAACTCTAACCCTCCGCCTAGCGTACTCCGACCCTGACACAAGCACAGTACGCCTTCTAGTGTGCGACCGGTAG
- the LOC5516273 gene encoding uncharacterized protein LOC5516273 encodes MSGPQQEQGCENKVQAQDLVNEIVESIYIATFGGASYEETAEGDFLESNVGFDICEEESWDEFPENSWPFEFHHWEIDGIHRHQKTKRKHNLRKFCKNITDKNELKSQVKKTKISNRAYFAACKKELRRKANEAENAENKKKNIELKLKQKNTPRKWPEGMPPYRDIHVKYIPCKKRDNHSGKIYNDEHFVLRRDNADKLGDALISQLMTLQDREITPNDFDLLLQLDNFVEVKTVPKHIIDGLQCVTVNEGIDDVCLICMEEYAVGDSMKYLPCRHNFHSACIRTWLTYTSCKCPLDGLEVC; translated from the coding sequence ATGTCAGGTCCCCAGCAAGAACAAGGCTGCGAAAATAAAGTACAAGCACAAGATTTGGTAAACGAAATTGTAGAATCGATCTACATAGCAACTTTTGGCGGTGCTTCCTATGAGGAAACTGCCGAAGGTGATTTCTTGGAGTCCAACGTTGGATTTGATATATGCGAGGAGGAAAGCTGGGATGAATTTCCCGAGAATAGTTGGCCATTTGAGTTCCACCACTGGGAGATAGATGGTATTCACAGACATCAAAAAACCAAACGCAAACATAACTTGAGAAAGTTTTGCAAGAACATAACTGacaaaaacgaactaaaaagtCAAGTGAAGAAAACCAAGATATCAAATCGTGCGTATTTTGCTGCGTGTAAAAAAGAACTTCGTCGTAAAGCAAATGAGGCTGAAAATGCAGAGaacaagaagaaaaatataGAGTTGAAATTAAAGCAGAAAAACACTCCAAGGAAATGGCCAGAAGGGATGCCACCATACCGCGATATACATGTTAAGTATATCCCTTGCAAAAAACGTGATAATCATAGTGGGAAAATTTATAATGATGAACACTTTGTATTGCGAAGAGACAATGCGGACAAACTAGGAGATGCTCTTATCTCACAACTCATGACTCTTCAAGACCGGGAAATCACACCAAATGACTTTGATCTGCTACTTCAACTAGACAACTTTGTAGAGGTGAAAACTGTCCCTAAGCACATCATAGATGGACTACAGTGTGTGACTGTGAATGAGGGAATAGATGATGTGTGTTTGATATGTATGGAGGAGTATGCCGTTGGTGACTCTATGAAGTATCTACCCTGTAGGCACAACTTCCATAGTGCTTGCATAAGGACTTGGTTGACATATACTTCATGTAAATGTCCTCTTGATGGCTTAGAGGTCTGCTGA